Proteins encoded within one genomic window of candidate division Zixibacteria bacterium HGW-Zixibacteria-1:
- a CDS encoding RNA pseudouridine synthase, whose translation MTENNETYRTVEIIIPENISKERLDKFLGQNPELEMTRSKVQKLIEDGLIMVDGRPAQHNHKLNGGETVVIKIPPPPETDIIAEDIPLDIVFEDDHLLVVNKPAGMVTHPAIGHFSGTLVNAVLKYSESLSGLQGMERAGVVHRLDKDTSGLIMIAKNDRIHLALQKQLKDHKIKKIYQAVVCGHMKEHFGTIDLPIGRSIKDRKRMAVTNLRSRPALTEYRLLERFKLYDYVEIHLKTGRTHQIRVHFSHLGHPVFGDAEYGGRLKWHKGVYSTDKVLAQKALELMPRQALHALSLEFTHPETGKIISLTSELPGDFRSLLEFLRNWQ comes from the coding sequence ATGACCGAAAATAACGAGACATACAGGACTGTCGAAATTATAATTCCCGAAAATATCTCAAAGGAGCGTCTTGACAAATTTCTCGGGCAGAATCCCGAACTGGAAATGACGCGCAGCAAGGTGCAAAAGCTGATCGAGGACGGCCTGATAATGGTTGACGGTCGACCGGCGCAGCATAATCATAAGCTTAACGGCGGAGAAACCGTTGTCATAAAAATTCCGCCCCCACCCGAGACGGATATTATTGCCGAAGATATCCCGCTGGATATCGTTTTTGAAGATGATCATCTTCTGGTAGTCAATAAACCGGCCGGGATGGTGACCCATCCGGCGATCGGGCATTTTTCCGGAACGCTGGTCAATGCGGTTTTGAAGTACTCGGAGTCGCTCTCCGGTCTTCAGGGGATGGAGCGCGCCGGGGTGGTGCATCGTCTCGACAAGGACACATCCGGATTGATAATGATTGCCAAAAATGACAGAATCCATCTGGCGCTTCAAAAGCAGCTTAAAGATCACAAAATAAAAAAGATTTACCAGGCCGTGGTTTGTGGTCATATGAAAGAACATTTCGGAACGATAGACCTTCCCATCGGACGTTCGATCAAGGACCGCAAGAGAATGGCGGTGACCAATCTAAGATCCCGGCCTGCCTTGACCGAGTATCGGCTGCTTGAAAGATTCAAACTGTATGATTATGTGGAAATACATTTAAAAACCGGCCGGACGCACCAGATACGCGTCCACTTCTCACATCTTGGTCATCCGGTTTTCGGCGATGCGGAATATGGTGGGCGATTAAAATGGCACAAAGGAGTCTATTCCACCGACAAAGTTCTGGCTCAAAAAGCGCTGGAATTGATGCCGCGGCAGGCGCTTCATGCATTATCGCTGGAATTTACTCATCCGGAAACGGGCAAAATTATCAGTCTGACTTCCGAACTCCCCGGAGATTTCCGCTCCCTGCTCGAATTCCTGAGAAACTGGCAATGA
- a CDS encoding pyridoxine 5'-phosphate synthase: MPSLSVKVDHIAAVRNVKKAKEPAPSQAAVLAELAGADGITCHLREDRKYIRDRDFYILKEVVQTGLTLQIAPDEELLERALEVKPAIVTLMPFSGDDSAMGKGIDLANYGDHYAGAATSISEADIKVCYFIDPDSDAIKDAARVKAHAVEFNMHDFTMAGTDEDIKSELNRLEQMAQLAEKLGMKAWGGNGLDYKNIRLLVELGVFERFTIGYAITSRAVLIGMDRAVRDMLDIINHHYES; this comes from the coding sequence ATGCCTTCTTTATCGGTAAAAGTTGATCATATTGCGGCTGTCAGAAATGTCAAAAAAGCCAAGGAGCCGGCGCCGTCTCAGGCGGCCGTTCTGGCGGAACTGGCCGGCGCCGACGGCATCACGTGTCATCTTCGCGAAGATCGTAAATATATCCGTGACCGGGATTTTTATATCCTCAAAGAGGTCGTCCAGACCGGTCTGACTCTGCAGATTGCACCGGACGAGGAATTGCTGGAAAGAGCATTGGAAGTTAAGCCGGCAATAGTGACATTGATGCCGTTTTCCGGAGACGATTCAGCCATGGGCAAGGGAATAGACCTGGCAAATTACGGGGATCATTATGCCGGCGCGGCAACATCGATTTCAGAGGCGGACATAAAAGTTTGTTATTTTATCGATCCCGACAGCGATGCGATCAAGGACGCCGCCAGAGTCAAGGCCCATGCGGTCGAGTTTAATATGCACGATTTCACAATGGCCGGAACCGATGAAGATATTAAATCCGAACTGAATCGTCTGGAGCAGATGGCGCAGTTGGCCGAAAAACTCGGGATGAAGGCCTGGGGTGGCAACGGCCTGGACTACAAGAACATTCGGTTGCTGGTGGAACTGGGTGTTTTCGAAAGATTTACCATCGGATATGCCATTACATCAAGAGCGGTTTTGATCGGCATGGATAGAGCCGTGCGGGATATGCTGGATATCATCAACCATCACTACGAGTCCTGA
- a CDS encoding methionine--tRNA ligase, producing the protein MQKPFYITTPIYYVNDRPHIGHSYTTIAADLMTRFHRLNGREAFFLTGTDEHGTKVAEAAAAAGLDPQAFCDQVVSQFKNAWKLLSIEYDDFIRTTEERHIKSFQKVLTILKDARTDDGREVIYSDTYEGLYCNGCEKFLTEKDLVNGVCPDHLKPPQILKEKNYFFRLNAYIDKVKSLIESNELIILPEERRREVLGLINHGLPDFSISRERVTWGIPLPFDSSQHAYVWVDALFNYITGIGYGVDDEHFRKWWEQSEVVHFMGKEILKFHCILWPAMLMAVKLPLPKIMLLHGWFTIDGVKMSKTLGNMIPPEELVEQFGSDATRYLLLTQYPFGIDGDIKRSQFITKYNSDLANDLGNLVSRVAKMIISNFDGKLPPPAKELTGVNDLIGQSESAVESAIEHYYNFRIGNAIDDAMNLVRMSNRFFDTNAPWKMVKEGKLKEAGGVLYICAEVIRIVSILLYPAMPNKCLEILSVFGLGREDLSIDLARTFFQLRPGGNIAIKESVFPRLKDSAKEAKTEKKEDDNLLDIAEFYRVELVVAEVLEAEKVEGADKLLRMQIDVGSEKRQIVAGIAQHYTPEQMVGKKIIVVKNLKPATIRGIESKGMLLAAKKGKQLSVITPETDLPPGATIS; encoded by the coding sequence TTGCAGAAGCCGTTCTACATCACCACGCCCATCTACTATGTCAACGACCGCCCGCATATCGGGCATTCCTATACGACCATAGCCGCTGACCTGATGACCAGATTCCATCGCCTCAACGGGCGCGAGGCTTTTTTCCTGACCGGGACGGATGAGCATGGCACCAAAGTGGCCGAAGCCGCCGCCGCCGCCGGTCTGGATCCTCAGGCTTTTTGTGATCAGGTCGTTAGCCAATTCAAAAATGCCTGGAAATTGCTTTCGATAGAGTATGATGACTTTATCCGGACCACCGAAGAACGGCATATCAAGTCTTTCCAGAAAGTCCTTACCATCCTGAAAGATGCCAGGACCGATGATGGCCGGGAGGTTATATATTCCGACACATATGAGGGTCTTTACTGCAATGGATGTGAAAAATTCCTGACCGAGAAGGATCTGGTTAACGGCGTCTGCCCCGATCACCTGAAACCGCCGCAGATCCTGAAAGAGAAAAACTATTTTTTCAGGTTGAACGCCTATATCGATAAAGTGAAGAGCCTGATTGAATCAAATGAATTAATCATTTTGCCGGAAGAGCGCCGCCGTGAAGTGCTCGGCCTTATCAATCATGGGCTGCCGGATTTTTCGATATCACGAGAAAGAGTTACATGGGGCATTCCGCTGCCGTTCGATTCTTCGCAGCATGCCTATGTCTGGGTTGACGCGCTGTTCAACTATATCACCGGAATTGGCTATGGGGTCGATGATGAACATTTCAGAAAGTGGTGGGAACAGTCCGAAGTGGTCCACTTCATGGGTAAGGAAATTCTCAAGTTTCATTGCATTTTATGGCCGGCGATGCTGATGGCAGTCAAGCTGCCTCTTCCTAAAATAATGTTGCTTCACGGTTGGTTCACCATAGACGGCGTCAAGATGTCGAAAACTCTGGGGAACATGATTCCGCCGGAAGAATTGGTGGAGCAATTTGGGTCCGATGCCACCCGTTATTTGCTGCTGACTCAATATCCATTCGGTATCGATGGCGATATAAAAAGGTCGCAGTTTATTACGAAGTACAACAGCGACCTGGCCAATGATCTGGGCAACCTTGTGTCGCGGGTGGCCAAGATGATTATTTCCAATTTCGACGGCAAATTGCCGCCTCCGGCTAAAGAACTCACAGGCGTTAATGATTTGATCGGTCAGAGCGAGTCGGCGGTCGAGTCGGCCATCGAACATTATTACAATTTCCGTATCGGTAATGCCATCGATGATGCGATGAATCTGGTCCGCATGTCCAACAGATTCTTCGACACCAATGCGCCGTGGAAAATGGTCAAGGAAGGTAAATTGAAAGAGGCCGGGGGCGTGCTATATATCTGCGCCGAAGTGATCCGAATCGTGTCCATTTTGTTATATCCGGCCATGCCCAATAAATGTCTTGAGATATTATCTGTTTTCGGGCTTGGCCGTGAAGATTTGAGTATTGACCTGGCCCGGACCTTTTTCCAGCTAAGACCCGGCGGAAACATCGCCATTAAGGAATCGGTCTTCCCGCGATTGAAGGATTCCGCCAAAGAGGCGAAAACCGAGAAAAAGGAAGACGATAATTTATTGGATATTGCCGAGTTTTACCGGGTGGAACTGGTTGTGGCCGAAGTGCTCGAAGCCGAAAAGGTCGAGGGCGCTGACAAGCTGTTGAGAATGCAAATCGATGTCGGCAGCGAAAAACGCCAGATTGTCGCCGGCATCGCCCAGCACTATACGCCGGAACAGATGGTCGGGAAAAAGATAATTGTCGTCAAAAACCTCAAGCCGGCAACAATCAGGGGAATTGAATCAAAGGGTATGCTTCTGGCGGCCAAAAAGGGGAAACAGCTGAGTGTCATCACACCCGAGACCGATCTTCCCCCCGGAGCTACGATCAGCTGA
- a CDS encoding sodium:proline symporter (involved in the sodium dependent uptake of proline): protein MSAVLIGFILYLITLLIVGFLTFRFNKTLADYVLAGRRLGVWVVTFSERASGESAWLLLGLPGVIFASGLSELWVAIGCTSGILFSWMFISRRLRIESEANYALTIPEYFENKYNDTTKVIRTFGTIIIVFFFTFYVCAQFIGAGKVLNVTFGIPEFYGMIIGALIILFYTIMGGFMAVAWTDFIQSLLMVFTLVLLPIIALVEFGGWDKIVAQIASTQADHLSILGGNTGILATLSIISGLAWGLGYMGQPHLLARFMAIKDPDQLRKGTVIAISWAVLAFWGAMFIGLFGIVVFANTAIADPEKVMPMMATQLLPGWLAGILISGAIAAMMSTADSQLLVTTSAVAEDIYHNYFDKNASDQKLVTISRLITFCVGVAAFGIAMLSRELVFTMVAFAWSGLGSAFGPALLLSLWWRKTTREGILAGMLVGTVTVIAWHFTPQLTGLLYEIVPAFIFALLAVWLVSLATYKNNEMLAKPSD from the coding sequence ATGAGCGCGGTATTAATCGGTTTTATCCTGTATTTGATTACTTTGCTGATCGTCGGCTTCTTGACCTTTCGGTTCAATAAGACCCTTGCCGATTATGTTCTGGCGGGCCGACGACTCGGAGTGTGGGTGGTGACATTCTCGGAAAGAGCTTCCGGTGAATCGGCCTGGCTCTTACTTGGACTGCCGGGAGTGATTTTTGCATCAGGATTGTCGGAACTCTGGGTTGCCATCGGGTGCACCTCGGGCATATTGTTCTCATGGATGTTCATTTCCCGCCGGCTGCGCATCGAATCGGAAGCCAACTACGCCCTGACCATTCCGGAGTATTTCGAAAATAAGTACAACGATACGACCAAGGTCATCCGGACCTTCGGCACCATTATCATCGTTTTCTTTTTTACTTTTTATGTGTGCGCGCAGTTTATCGGCGCCGGCAAGGTCCTGAATGTCACTTTCGGCATTCCCGAATTTTATGGAATGATAATCGGCGCTTTGATCATACTTTTCTACACCATCATGGGTGGTTTCATGGCGGTTGCCTGGACCGATTTCATTCAGTCATTGCTCATGGTCTTCACGCTGGTGCTTTTGCCCATTATCGCCCTGGTCGAATTCGGCGGCTGGGATAAAATCGTCGCGCAAATCGCATCCACTCAGGCCGATCATCTCTCGATCCTCGGCGGCAATACCGGGATTCTGGCGACGCTGTCGATTATCTCCGGCCTGGCCTGGGGATTAGGATATATGGGCCAGCCGCATCTTCTGGCCCGCTTTATGGCCATCAAGGATCCCGATCAACTGCGCAAGGGCACGGTTATCGCCATCAGTTGGGCGGTTCTGGCTTTCTGGGGCGCCATGTTTATCGGATTGTTCGGCATTGTGGTTTTTGCCAATACCGCCATCGCCGATCCTGAAAAAGTCATGCCGATGATGGCCACGCAGCTTCTTCCCGGATGGCTCGCCGGTATTCTGATTTCGGGCGCTATTGCGGCCATGATGTCCACCGCCGACAGCCAATTACTGGTAACAACATCGGCGGTGGCCGAAGATATTTACCATAACTACTTCGATAAGAACGCCTCCGATCAAAAGCTGGTGACCATTTCCAGACTGATCACATTCTGCGTCGGTGTTGCCGCTTTTGGTATTGCCATGCTTTCGAGGGAGCTGGTCTTCACCATGGTGGCGTTTGCCTGGTCGGGGCTTGGTTCCGCCTTCGGCCCGGCATTGCTTCTGTCCCTATGGTGGCGCAAAACCACCCGCGAGGGCATTCTGGCCGGGATGCTGGTCGGGACGGTGACAGTTATCGCCTGGCACTTCACACCGCAATTGACCGGATTGTTATATGAAATAGTTCCCGCCTTCATTTTTGCCTTGCTGGCGGTATGGCTGGTCAGCCTGGCCACGTATAAAAATAACGAGATGCTGGCGAAACCATCGGATTAA
- a CDS encoding hydrolase TatD produces MIDSHCHLDFKDFSGRLEDIIKNALLAGVHTMVNIGADLRTSINSVKLADEYDCIFATVGVHPHDAKKYNADVEDQLIQLMNNKRVVAVGEIGLDFYRDLSPRDLQKKVFRRQLEIAVDRKLPVVIHSRESFGETVEIVKEYSSRLVGGVFHCFPGTTKDAIEVIDLGLHISVGGVITFPRARMAEVATEVPLDKILLETDSPYLTPEPYRGKTNQPAYVRFVRDKLAQLRGISAKEVEKITDRNCQKMYRLVEVFGD; encoded by the coding sequence ATGATTGACTCGCACTGTCACCTCGACTTCAAAGATTTCAGCGGCAGGCTCGAAGACATAATCAAAAATGCTCTTTTAGCTGGTGTCCATACCATGGTTAACATCGGCGCCGATCTTCGAACTTCGATCAATTCCGTCAAGCTGGCCGATGAATATGACTGCATTTTTGCCACGGTCGGAGTGCACCCTCACGACGCGAAGAAATACAACGCGGATGTCGAGGATCAGTTAATACAGCTAATGAATAATAAAAGAGTGGTTGCAGTCGGGGAGATCGGCCTGGATTTTTATCGGGATCTTTCACCTCGTGATCTTCAAAAAAAAGTCTTCCGGCGGCAGCTCGAAATAGCGGTTGATCGAAAACTCCCGGTCGTGATTCATTCGCGCGAGTCATTCGGGGAGACAGTGGAAATCGTCAAAGAATATTCCAGTCGGCTGGTCGGGGGAGTCTTTCATTGTTTTCCCGGGACGACAAAGGACGCTATTGAAGTGATTGATTTGGGTCTTCATATCTCTGTCGGCGGAGTCATTACTTTTCCCAGAGCCAGAATGGCCGAAGTGGCGACCGAAGTGCCCCTGGATAAAATTTTGCTCGAAACCGACAGTCCCTACCTTACGCCGGAGCCGTATCGGGGCAAAACCAATCAGCCCGCATATGTCAGATTTGTTCGAGACAAACTGGCGCAGTTGCGCGGAATATCGGCCAAAGAGGTGGAGAAAATCACCGACCGCAACTGCCAGAAGATGTATCGTCTGGTCGAAGTGTTCGGGGATTGA
- a CDS encoding insulinase family protein, whose amino-acid sequence MREAIMKKLIFILLNVLILSGLVFAQSDPPKSAGSKIIESMKFGEIELNIPEVGRDVERVVMDNGIVIYLYEDHALPLFNIYTSIRCGAIYDPAEKDGLSEIVGRVMRTGGTKTIGGDSLNILLEYIGGSLETGIGDEVGSASLSLLAKDIDLGLKLYADLLRNPAFPQDQIDLVKEEIKNRIKRRNDKPGDITRRYFNQILYEDHPFGRVQEWATIKSITRDDLEQYHKRFFVPNNIMIGVAGDFNAPEIIAKLKKFLGDWKKSDSPIPEVPAVQATYHPGVYQIKKDINQANIRIGLLGIKRDNPDRYAIDLMNYILGGGSFTSRLTSKVRSDEGLAYSVGSRFYTDGRDFGTFFAYTQTKSSTAYKAVSLMLEEIKKIRDEGVTEAELAEARNSTINRFIFNFDNSGEIVRNLMSLEYDGYPLDYYNHYLGYYRSVTLDDIKRVAGEYLKPEEMSIILIGNPELYEKPMDEFGPITNIELVNPNIE is encoded by the coding sequence ATGAGGGAGGCAATTATGAAAAAACTAATATTTATACTTCTAAATGTATTAATTCTCTCCGGACTTGTTTTCGCACAGTCCGACCCGCCCAAATCGGCCGGGTCAAAAATCATTGAGTCGATGAAATTCGGCGAAATCGAGTTAAATATTCCTGAGGTCGGTCGTGATGTTGAAAGAGTCGTGATGGATAATGGCATTGTTATCTATCTCTATGAAGATCACGCGCTGCCCCTGTTTAATATTTACACCAGTATCCGATGCGGCGCCATATATGATCCGGCTGAAAAGGACGGACTCTCCGAAATAGTCGGCCGCGTCATGCGTACCGGCGGGACCAAAACCATCGGAGGCGATTCTTTAAACATTTTATTGGAATATATCGGCGGTTCGCTGGAAACAGGAATCGGCGATGAAGTCGGCTCCGCTTCGCTGAGCCTTCTTGCCAAAGATATCGACCTCGGCCTGAAACTCTATGCCGATCTCCTGCGCAATCCTGCCTTTCCACAGGATCAAATCGACCTGGTTAAGGAAGAAATAAAAAACCGAATAAAGAGAAGAAATGACAAACCGGGTGATATCACCCGCAGATATTTCAATCAAATTTTATATGAAGATCACCCCTTCGGGCGGGTTCAGGAATGGGCCACGATAAAATCGATTACGCGCGATGATCTCGAACAATATCATAAGAGATTTTTTGTCCCCAATAATATCATGATCGGTGTTGCGGGCGATTTCAATGCCCCGGAAATCATCGCTAAATTGAAAAAGTTCCTCGGCGATTGGAAGAAATCAGATTCCCCCATCCCGGAAGTTCCGGCGGTCCAGGCAACTTATCACCCCGGCGTTTACCAGATCAAAAAAGATATCAATCAGGCCAATATCAGGATCGGCCTTCTCGGTATTAAACGGGATAATCCGGATCGGTATGCCATTGATTTGATGAACTATATTCTTGGCGGCGGATCGTTCACATCACGGCTGACCTCCAAAGTTCGCTCCGATGAGGGCCTGGCTTATTCGGTCGGCTCAAGATTCTACACCGATGGTCGTGATTTTGGAACCTTTTTCGCCTATACACAAACCAAAAGCTCGACTGCCTACAAAGCTGTCAGCCTGATGCTTGAGGAAATAAAGAAAATCCGCGATGAGGGGGTAACCGAGGCGGAACTGGCCGAAGCGCGAAACTCGACTATCAATCGCTTTATCTTCAATTTCGACAATTCCGGCGAAATTGTCAGAAACCTTATGTCGCTCGAGTATGACGGTTATCCGCTCGATTATTATAATCATTATCTTGGGTATTATCGTAGTGTCACGCTCGACGATATCAAACGCGTTGCCGGGGAATATCTCAAGCCGGAAGAAATGAGTATTATTCTGATCGGCAATCCTGAGCTTTATGAAAAACCGATGGATGAATTCGGCCCCATCACAAATATTGAACTGGTAAACCCCAATATTGAATGA
- the rsmA gene encoding ribosomal RNA small subunit methyltransferase A — translation MARPKKRFSQNFLVDDNIAERIVGLLDIHKEDAVFEIGSGRGMLTRLIAETGARLYSFEIDTDLVHELQPRFKNYPNVNIVNIDFLIVEPFEKREGGFKLIGNIPYDITSPIIDWITRYHKYITRAVITAQKELADRISSGPGSRNWAPISIFAQCYYNITSALTIPPGAFTPKPKVYSSTLLFEPREAYRIDDWDFFENVVRASFRNRRKLLTNNLADFEGLKKDGLEKILDRAGLPKLVRAEQIDIEQFILLSKLIKTSVLS, via the coding sequence ATGGCCCGTCCCAAAAAAAGATTTTCCCAGAATTTCCTGGTGGATGATAATATCGCCGAACGGATAGTCGGTTTACTTGATATCCATAAAGAAGATGCCGTTTTTGAAATTGGTTCCGGCCGCGGAATGCTGACCCGCCTTATTGCCGAAACCGGCGCCAGATTGTACTCCTTTGAGATCGATACCGATCTTGTCCATGAACTGCAGCCGAGGTTCAAAAATTACCCTAATGTCAATATTGTCAACATTGATTTCCTTATAGTTGAACCATTTGAAAAACGAGAGGGCGGCTTCAAGCTGATCGGCAATATTCCCTATGATATTACCTCGCCGATTATTGATTGGATAACAAGGTATCATAAATATATTACCCGGGCGGTGATTACCGCTCAAAAGGAATTGGCCGACCGAATCAGTTCCGGTCCCGGAAGCAGGAACTGGGCGCCCATTTCCATTTTCGCACAATGTTATTATAATATTACATCTGCTCTAACCATTCCACCCGGCGCCTTCACGCCGAAACCCAAAGTCTATTCATCGACACTGCTTTTCGAACCGAGGGAAGCGTACCGGATCGATGATTGGGATTTTTTTGAAAACGTCGTCAGGGCCTCATTCAGGAATCGGCGCAAACTTCTGACGAACAATCTGGCTGATTTTGAAGGGTTGAAAAAGGATGGTCTTGAGAAAATTCTCGACCGGGCCGGACTGCCGAAACTGGTTCGCGCCGAGCAGATTGATATCGAGCAGTTTATATTGCTGTCGAAGCTGATAAAGACTTCGGTTTTATCTTGA
- a CDS encoding 4-hydroxyphenylacetate 3-hydroxylase: MALKTYEEYIESLRKMRPNIYKFDELIEDVVTHPATRNTVEGHSKTFRANSDPKERETLTTTSHLTGEPISRYLSIIMSPEDMYANSRMKRHMFHLTGTCTGGRCAGWSALNSMFITTYEMDAKLGTDYHKRFLAWLADAQKRDITISGALTDPKGDRTKSPSMQDDPDMNLRVVERRADGIVVRGAKVMICGVAAANEIFILPGSAYREADKDYAISFVIPRDIENLTIVETRHPSDMREYEEGFDSPVKEGGITQAFLLFEDVFVPKERIFMDGECEFTLNAVKYFIGPYRAAIGGCVAGQGDIKIGSAILTARANGLHSKVFSDKLTQMHINNETTYGMGIAAAAMGKKHLSGAWICDALLSNVNKVHVATLPYETSRIAQDIAGGIAETGCMPSYKDFNSKKYGHLIQKYMKAKYSADTRARAARLVEWATIGAGVPGCMHGGGSPDGAKLFIRAMADLESKVEVARRLAGISEELKDPEKK; the protein is encoded by the coding sequence ATGGCTTTAAAAACCTATGAAGAATATATCGAGTCGCTCCGGAAAATGCGGCCCAATATTTATAAGTTCGATGAACTGATTGAGGATGTCGTCACACATCCGGCGACGAGAAACACCGTCGAAGGGCACAGCAAGACCTTCAGGGCAAATTCCGATCCAAAAGAGAGGGAAACCCTGACCACCACATCTCATCTCACTGGGGAGCCTATCAGCCGGTATTTATCGATTATAATGTCACCCGAGGACATGTATGCCAACAGCCGCATGAAGCGGCATATGTTTCATCTGACCGGCACCTGCACCGGCGGGCGTTGCGCTGGTTGGAGCGCGCTCAACTCGATGTTTATTACGACTTATGAAATGGATGCGAAACTGGGGACCGATTACCATAAGCGATTTCTGGCCTGGCTGGCGGATGCCCAGAAACGCGATATCACCATTTCCGGGGCGTTGACCGATCCCAAAGGGGACCGGACCAAGTCGCCGTCGATGCAGGATGATCCGGATATGAACCTTCGCGTGGTCGAGCGGCGCGCCGACGGCATTGTGGTCAGGGGCGCCAAGGTGATGATATGCGGCGTGGCGGCGGCCAATGAAATTTTTATTCTGCCCGGGTCGGCTTATCGGGAAGCGGATAAAGATTATGCTATTTCGTTTGTCATCCCGCGTGATATTGAAAATCTGACCATTGTCGAAACGCGTCATCCCAGCGATATGCGTGAATATGAGGAAGGTTTTGACAGTCCAGTTAAGGAAGGCGGCATAACCCAGGCATTTCTGTTGTTCGAGGATGTCTTTGTTCCTAAGGAACGGATCTTTATGGATGGCGAGTGCGAGTTTACGCTTAATGCGGTCAAATACTTCATCGGGCCTTATCGGGCGGCTATCGGCGGCTGTGTTGCCGGGCAGGGCGATATAAAGATCGGATCGGCCATCCTGACGGCGCGCGCCAATGGATTGCACTCCAAGGTCTTCAGCGACAAGTTGACCCAGATGCATATCAATAATGAAACTACGTATGGAATGGGTATAGCGGCGGCCGCGATGGGGAAAAAGCATCTGTCGGGCGCCTGGATCTGCGATGCCCTGCTTTCGAACGTGAACAAGGTTCATGTGGCGACATTGCCGTATGAAACCTCGCGTATTGCACAGGATATCGCCGGAGGTATTGCCGAAACCGGATGCATGCCGTCCTATAAAGATTTCAATTCAAAAAAGTACGGCCACCTGATTCAGAAATATATGAAGGCCAAATATTCGGCCGATACCCGGGCGAGGGCGGCCCGACTGGTGGAATGGGCCACTATCGGGGCGGGGGTTCCGGGATGTATGCACGGGGGCGGATCGCCCGATGGGGCCAAGCTGTTTATCCGGGCGATGGCCGATCTTGAGAGCAAAGTCGAAGTGGCTCGGAGACTTGCCGGAATCAGTGAAGAGCTTAAAGACCCGGAGAAAAAATAG